A segment of the Serratia fonticola genome:
ACACTGTCATGCCCAACATGAAATTTGCACACTGACCGAAACGCTTAGCCAATGATTGCGCCAAGAATGCACAATGTTAAAACATTGCTATGAATAATAGAGACAGAGTTGATGGTATTTTACCCAATAGTAACCTGCTTATTACCCTGCTAATCACGCTGCGGCGCGGGCAAGATATTAACATTTTCGGCAACATTTTTCCGTGCTATCTAGTGACCTGAGTCAAGCAAACGTAATTAAATCACAACGCCGCGACGACATTCATCGTTAAAATCTTCCAGTCAATTCACTTTTTTCGATCATTGTAGTTTTTTTATACATTTGATGTATTGCTAAAAAAAAACACACTGGTAATCTGACGAGGTTTAATATAGTAATCTGTCAGTGGCACGCCGGGCGCGTTTTCTACACCCGCTAAAAATAGAGATGCAGGAATAATAAAGAATGAGCAAAATCGCGCTGTTGTTTGCGATGTTTTTTTGTATGCCGATGATCACAGCCTGCAGCGCCAGCGAGCAGGCCCCACAAGCACCGGTAGTCACACAGCAATTATTAGGTTCACCCGTTTATATTCAGATATTCAAAGAAGAACGCAAGCTGGAGTTGTATGCCAAAATGGGCAATGAATTCCGCCTGGTGAATAGCTTCCCTATCTGTAATTTTTCTGGTGGCCTAGGCCCGAAGCGACGTGAAGGGGATTTTAAAAGCCCGGAAGGTTTTTACAGCGTCGATGCACGCCATCTGAAACCTGACAGCAAATATTACCGTGCCATCAATATCGGTTTCCCTAATGATTACGATAAAGCACAGGGATATTCCGGTGCCTATCTGATGATCCACGGTGAATGCAAATCGATTGGTTGCTACGCGATGACCAACACCTATATGGATGAGATTTATCGCTATGTCGAAGCTGCCTTTGCTTATGGGCAGACCCGAGTGGATATCAGTATTTATCCCTTCCGCATGACCGAACAGAATCTGCAACGCCATCGCTCATCTAATTACATCAGCTTCTGGCGCCAGCTAAAACCCGGTTATGACTACTTTGCCAAAAACCGCCAACCCCCGATGGTTGCCGTCGCTAACGGGCAATACGTGCTGGCTCAGCCAGTCACCGGCAGCAGCCAGCCAACACAGTACGCGTCAACGGTGGACACTAATCCGTTCGCCCAGAGCAAGCCGCTCACCGTAGTGAAATAACGCAAACTCGCCTGGTGCAATCTTGTGCCAGGTTTCATTCCCTGTCAGCGGTTGGGTCGCAATGACCGTCACCACATCGTCCGGCGTGGTCTGGCGCTGAAAATCAATCTCTACATCCTGATCGAGCAACGTGGCTTTGCCAAACGGGGCACGCCGGGTGATCCAGTGCAGATTGGTTGAGCAATACGCCATCACAAAGCGCCCATCCGACAACAGCATGTTGAATACCCCTTTTTGCCTGAGTTGATCGGCCAATAGCGCAATATAGCGGAATACAGCTGACCAGTTACTGGGGGTTCGGGGATATTTTAACGTCAGTTGGTGCAGTAACCAGCAGAAAGCATACTCACTGTCTGTCTGGCCCACCGGGCGAAAATTACCGGTTGCCAGCTGACGATAGCCTTTCAACTGGCCATTGTGTGCGTAGGTCCAGTTGCGGCCCCAGAGTTCACGGGTAAACGGATGGGTATTTTCCAGCGCCACCTCGCCACGATTAGCCTGGCGGATGTGGGAAACCACGGCACAGGATTTGATCGGGTATTCCTGGACCAGGCGGGCGATCGGTGAGTCGAAGCTGGGCTGCGGATCCTTGAACGTGCGACAACCGTTCCCTTCATAAAAGGTAATGCCCCAACCATCTTTATGTGGCCCGGTGCGGCCACCGCGCTGAACCAGCCCGGTAAAACTAAAGCAGATATCGGTTGGTACGTTCGCGCTCATCCCGAGCAGTTCACACATAGCCAGCTACCCCTTAACATCACTGACATTGTCTTTCAGGGCACGAGTGCGGCACCCTGGTATTCTCTGATTCTTGGGGGCCATATGCCCCCGGACAACCGTTAAGCCTTAACCATCTCTTTTTCGATCAGTTGAATCAAGATATGGATCACTTTGATATGAATTTCCTGGATACGGTCAGCATAGCCAAAGTGCGGAACGCGAATTTCCACATCGGCAGTTCCCGCCATTTTCCCGCCGTCTTTACCGGTCAGGGTAATCACTTTCATTCCCTTGGCACGGGCCGCCTCAATGGCTTTGATAATGTTGCCGGAGTTGCCTGATGTCGAGATCCCCAGCAGGACATCCCCCTCACGGCCAACGGCTTCCACATAGCGTGAGAACACATAATCGTAGCCAAAATCGTTGCTGACACATGACAGATGGCTGACGTCAGAAATCGCAATCGCCGGGTAGCCTGGGCGGTTTTCACGATATCGGCCGGTCAACTCTTCTGCAAAATGCATCGCATCACAGTGAGAACCCCCGTTACCGCAGGAAATCACTTTTCCACCCGCTTTAAATGAGTCCGCCAGCATGATTGCCGCACGTTGGATCTGGTCGAGATTGGCATCATCACTGAGGAATTTCGCCAGAGTATCAGCCGCTTCATTCAGTTCACTGCGAATTAAATCATGGTACATAGAGATAGCCTCTTGTTGTGCTGTGGCACCGTCAATCTTTCGTCTCGCAGTGTAACGGATTGCAGAAAAACCGAGAAGCGCTGTAATCAAAACAGCACCGGTGTTGATCGGGTTACCGGTCACCTTCCAGGCGTCAGTTGGAAATTTACCGGATACAGATAAGGCTTTTGGCGATTGATGCTGTCAGTTTGTGATCCAAGTTGTAATTAAAGTGTAAATGCATTGATAAAAATATGGGGGTGTACTAAAACCAATACATACACTCAACAGGTCAGACCTCTTACTACTTCGGAGCTTCTTATGATGGTTCTTAGTATCGTTGTATTACTCGCACTCATAGGGGTGCTGTTCTATCACCGAGTGAACCTCGCGCTCAGCAGCCTCCTCCTGCTGGCATATACGGCAGCCATGGGCACTATCGGCCTGTGGACTTACTGGATGCTGTTGCCGCTGGCGATCATTCTGCTGCCATTGAACATCGTTTCTCTGCGCCGCTCCCTGCTTTCTGCCCCGGCACTGCGTGCGTTCCGTAAAGTGATGCCGCCGATGTCCACTACGGAAAAAGAAGCCATCGACGCTGGGACAACCTGGTGGGAAGGCGATCTGTTCCGCGGCCAGCCGGACTGGAACAAATTGCACAACTATCCACAGCCCAAGCTGACGGAAGAAGAGCAGGCCTTTATTGACGGCCCGGTAGAAGAAGCCTGCCGCATGGCCAATGACTTCCAGATCACCCACGAACTGGCCGATCTGCCGCCAGAGCTGTGGGCGTACCTGAAAGAACACCGTTTCTTCGCGATGATTATCAAAAAAGAGTACGGCGGCCTGGAGTTCTCCCCTTATGCACAGGCTCGTGTCCTGCAAAAGCTGGCGGGCGTCTCCGGTATTCTGGCGATTACCGTGGGTGTACCTAACTCCCTCGGCCCAGGAGAACTGCTGCAACATTACGGCACTGAAGAACAAAAAGATCACTATCTGCCAGGCCTGGCGCGCGGCGATGAAATTCCTTGTTTCGCACTGACCAGCCCTGAGGCGGGTTCTGACGCCGGTGCAATCCCGGATGTCGGCACCGTTTGCATGGGCGAATGGCAAGGCAAGCAGGTGCTGGGTATGCGCCTAACCTGGAACAAACGCTACATTACGCTGGCACCTATCGCCACTGTTTTGGGCCTGGCCTTTAAGCTGTATGACCCGAACCGCCTGTTGAGCGACAACGAATCCCCAGGTATTACCTGTGCGTTGATCCCAACCAATACCCCAGGGGTGGAAATTGGTAACCGCCATTTCCCACTGAACGTACCGTTCCAGAACGGCCCAACCCGTGGCAACGACGTGTTCGTGCCGATCGATTACATCATTGGCGGGCCAAAAATGGCGGGTCAGGGCTGGCGTATGCTGGTTGAATGCTTGTCCGTTGGCCGTGGCATCACCTTGCCTTCCAACTCGACCGGTAGCCTGAAGTCTGTCGCGCTGGCAACCGGCGCTTATGCTCACATCCGCCGTCAATTCAAAATCTCTATCGGTAAGATGGAAGGGATTGAAGAGCCACTGGCTCGCATCGCGGGTAACACCTATGTGATGGACGCCGCTGCCTCACTGATCACCTATGCCCTGATGCAAGGCGAAAAACCGGCGGTTCTGTCAGCTATCGTGAAATACCATTGTACCCACCGTGGCCAACAGGCCATCATTGACGCCATGGATATCACTGGCGGTAAGGGGATCATGCTGGGTGAATCCAACTTCCTGGCACGCGCCTATCAGGGGGCACCGATTGCCATCACGGTTGAAGGGGCCAACATTCTGACCCGTACCATGATGATCTTCGGCCAGGGGGCAATCCGCTGCCATCCTTACGTTCTGAGCGAAATGGCAGCAGCACAGAGCAACGATCTGCATGCTTTTGATAAAGCCTTGTTCGGTCACCTTGGCCACGTGGGCAGCAGCAAAATGCGCAGCCTGTGGCTCGGCCTGACCAATGGCCGCACCAGCAGCACGCCAACCAAGGATGCAACCCGCCGCTACTATCAGCAATTGAACCGGCTGAGTGCCAACCTGGCATTGCTGTCTGACGTTTCGATGGGTGTGCTGGGGGGGAGTCTCAAACGCCGTGAACGCGTCTCGGCCCGGTTGGGTGACGTACTCAGCCAAATGTATCTGGCTTCCGCAACGCTGAAACGCTTTGAAGATGAAGGCCGCCAAAAAGAAGATCTGCCACTGGTTCACTGGGGCGTACAAGATTGTCTGAATCAGGCTGAACAAGCGTTGGACGACCTGCTGCGTAACTTCCCTAACCGCTTTATTGCCGGGGTGATGCGTCTGGTAGTGTTCCCATTTGGCCGCGTCCACACTGCGCCATCGGATAAGCTTGACCACCAGTTGGCGAAGATTATCCAGCAACCTTCGGCGACCCGCAGCCGCCTGGGCCGTGGCCAATATCTGACGCCAAGCCAGCATAACCCGGTCGGCCTGCTGGAAGCAGCATTGCTCGATGTGATGGCGGCTGAACCTATCCACCAGCGTCTGAGTAAACAGGCCGGCAAGAATCTGCCATTCACCCGCCTTGATCGCCTGGCACAACGTGCGCTTGATGAAGGCAAAATCAGCGCCGATGAAGCCAAAATCCTGGTGAAGGCAGAGGAGAGCCGTCTGCGTTCAATCAACGTTGAAGACTTCGAGCCTGACGCGTTGGCGGCGCAAAAGCCGGAAAAGCCGCTAAAGAAGGAAAAGCGCCTGCAGCAAACTGAAGCGGCATAGCGCATTACTTCCCTAAAACTGTTGAAGCCGGCATATTGCCGGCTTCTTTTTCATCCGTTGATCGCCAATTTGTCATAGCCGCGCAAACGGTAATTCACCATCGATATCAGCCAGCACACAATAAACAAACCGATAATCCAATACCCCATCTCGCCCAGATGTTCGTTTAACTGTGCGATGCGATCCCAGAGTGGCCCGGTCAACGCCAGCTTATTGGCGATCAGCCCCAGCGCCTCAATACCACCAATCAAAACGGCAATAATCACTGAAACTGCCGTAATCGTCATATTGTAATAGAGCTTACGAATCGGTTTGGAGAATGCCCAACCGTACGCGCCAATCATTACGAAGTTATCAATCGAATCAATCAGCACCATCCCCGCAGCAAATAGCGCAGGAAATAGCATAATGCTCCAGAGGTTCATCCCATGCCCGGCACTGGCGGCTGAAATACCCAATAAACCGACTTCTGTGGCAGTATCAAATCCCAGTCCAAACAGAAAACCTACCAGATACATATGCCAGCTTTTATTCACCAGATTGAACAACGGACGAAAAATACGCGCCAGAACACCACCATGATGGAGCACACTCTCCAAAGAACGATCCGATTTCAGTTCACCTCGCTTGACCTGACGGAAAGTTCGCCAAACGGAGATCAACACCAGTAAATTGATCAATGCCACCATCAGCAGGAACAATGAAGAAACCAAGGTGCCGATCAGCCCGCCGGTTTCATGGAACCACCCCATTTGATTTCTGAACATCATGGCCGTTGCAGCAATAGCGACTGAAGCCAGTACAACAATCGTCGAATGACCGAGAGAAAAGAAGGTCCCCACGGCGACAGGCGTTTTCCCCTGCTGCATCAGTTTGCGCGTGACATTATCAATGGCCGCAATATGGTCGGCATCAACCGCATGGCGCAGCCCAAAACTGTATGCCAGCAGTGCTGTCCCCATCAGGGCAGTGTTATCACGAAAGACAAAGAATGCCATCAACCAGATAGCCACATTGGCCGCGAGCAACCCAAGCAACAGGTAAACCGCTCGCTGCCGGGCAGGACCGAAAAAGCCCGCTGAAGTTACAGCCATACAAAACGCTCCTGTTTCATCAATCACAATAGAAAAGTCGTTGCCAAGAAACTATTGCTACTCGGGGATTACCCCTCCTGATTGGCGATCAGAAACAACCAGGAGGCTAAAACAAACGGCATGGTTAACGAGGGAATACCCAACGGGCCCAACACTGTGTTGGTCGCCCCCTGGATCAGAACGGTAAAAATCACGCCAATTAACGTGTATATCAGAGAGCGCCAGCCAGGCTGATTGAACACAGAGCCGAGCGCTATCGCTGTCAGTACCGCGCTAAAGGCATACAGGCCTGCGGTGATAGATTGAAGATCGCCCCCCATCATCCCGGCGATCAAAACCGCCAGTAAAGCACCGAATAATCCCAACAACATGGCCCATACCGAGGCCACAGCCAGCCCCAACAGCAGCAATCCTCCAGCGACGAGATTACTGAACAAAAAAACCTGTGATAATCCATGTAGTGCCCCCATAACCAGCTCAGAGATCCCCAGGAAGACTCTAGGGCCGGGATCGCCAGAGGGTATTGCCGCTATCAGCAGATGAGAGGGGTTGAAATGACCAAAAACATGACTGGCCAGTAACAGCGTCCAGGTAGTAAAAACAAAAGGAGCCGTTAACACGGAAAGCTTCCAGGGGGTGAACAATCGGGTCAGCCCAAGGGTGGCAATAACCGAGATCAGGCTGCTAAAAATAATGCCCGCCCACAGCAACGGTGACATAGCCAGGAACGTTGGCAATGCGGCTCCCACCAGGCAGCCGTTATAACCGTACAATCCAGCCCGCAGTGCAGCCCTGTCGCTAACGATAAGCGCGGCGCTACCCGTTGCCACCACCGTGCCTAACAGACAGCCAAAGGCAACCTGTGGCAGCCCTTCACCATAAGCGCCAATAAATATCGCGACGAAAAAAAGCAATCCCGTCAGGGGATTATTCTGGAACATCACTTGCGAACAGCCGCGCAAAATCATATCCAGTGCGGCGACTGGCTGACTACGCGCACACAGTCCCATCCAATAACCTGTTGATGCCATATCCGCTCCCTGCAAAAAATTAGCGCCAGATAAAGGGCTCCGGCAGCGTCACCCCGAGGATTTCTTCCCGCGCGATGCGCCAGAACCCTCTGATGGCCGCCTTAACTTGATGAGACTCCTTCCCCAGCGCCTTGAAGATCAGGCCACAGTCGTTAGGCAAACGGCTAACGCCGCTGGCTATGCCTGCCACCGCGTCATAACAAGGGGAAATACGCGCCAAGATACGCGCATGATGCGTAACTGGCGTCAGCAGGATCACATTGCCAAAGACATCAAACGGCCCCATCACGCCAACCGAGCTCAGCGGCTGCTTTCTGGGCTCCAACACATAGCGCTCGGTAAACAACGGCTTACCATCAGGGTAACAGGCACTGATACGTGAGGAATAAACGTCAAAGTTAAAACCACCATCAGCCTGATGGTATTTTCGCCCTGACATCAGGATTTCGGAAAAAAGGAGCGTTGCCGTCGGATGCAGGGTGATACGGGTATCCGTAATAAAGCGTGAACCACTATGGGGGATCACTGGATCGGGCATCACTTCCAGGTAGCCCTCCTGCTCAATATTTAATGTCTGTATTTGTGCCGCGTAATTGTTTTCCATGGCGTGGATCTTGGTGGCCGACTGGGTTGTTACATGCCCTGATGCCTGGGGGGCCACATGGATATCCATCGCCAGACGATCCCCCTGCAGCACACAACCAGAGGTAGAAATAACAAAAACACAGGGCATTTGTGGCAACATCTCATCCCAGTACAGCGCACGCTGTACCAGAAAAGGCACCCGTCGCTCCATCTGCGCCAGCACGCTACGTTGCCCACGCAAAGCGAAACCCAAACGCAGATAGCCGCTTTTACCCGTGCTACCACTGGCCATTTGCGGTGGTTCATCCTGATAAAACATCAGCTCCGGTGCCGAATCTCCAAGCTGATTAACCCGCACACCGGCTTCGCTGACCGACGTCATGAGACCACCTGAGCACCGTGGGTAAACAAAAAGTCACGCATGATCATGTCAACCAACTCATCGATACCCTCACCCGTTTTGCAGTTGGTGAGAATATAAGGTCGCTCCCCACGCACCACGCGGGTATCGTGCTCCATCACCTCCAGACTGGCCCCAACATAAGGCGCCAGATCGATTTTATTGATCACCAGAATATCGGCCTGTACCAATCCTGGCCCGTTCTTGCGGGGGATCTTTTCCCCTTCGGCAACGTCAATGACATAAATATAAAAGTCCGCCAGTGCCGGGCTGAAAGTCAGCGTCAGATTATCGCCACCACTTTCAATCATCACCAGGTCGCTGTCCGGAAAGCGCATCTCCATCTCCTCGACCGCGGCGATATTCATACTGGGATCTTCACGTACCGCGGTATGTGGACACGCCCCGGTTTCAACTCCCAGAATTTTCTCTTCATCCAGAATGCCTTTAAGCGTTCGCTTCACCTGTTTGGCATCTTCGGTTGTCACAATATCGTTAGTGATAATTAATGGGCTGATACCACGCTCAATCAGGCGTGGCGTAATCACTTCAATAATCGCGGTTTTGCCTGAGCCCACTGGCCCACCGATGCCAATGCGGGTAATTTTTTTCACAGAAATTCCTTATTGAGTCATATTCAGTTGCTGAATAATCGGGTAAAAGCGCCTACGTGCAACGCCGCCAACACATCGGTAACCGGCGCATAGGACGCCATCTGCTCAATGCCGCCCTGTTCGGCACTGTCACAAAACTGCTCAATCTCCTGGTTGAGTTGGAACAGAATGCGTTGAGTATCGATATGGGTTACGCGCATCAGGCGCATAGCGGCACTCAGGATCGTCATGGCGACCCCATATTGCTGCATCACGATCACCTCCCTTGGGCTAGCGCCCAGCAGGGTCATCACTACGGCTTGTGTTATGGGATACGTGCCAGCCGCCTGCCCGGATTTGATTTGCGCCAACCACCATTCCACCAAAGGATCGCTGACGACGGACAGCGCCATTTCCGCCAGCTTTTTCCCCATCCTCGTCACCATCAGGCGGCTTTCTTCATTCAGCTTGCGGTTGAACAACGCCCAGTCGCTGCTGATAACGTCATCGCGATTACCAGCCTCCAGAGCCTTACAGGCCGCCACGACCGCACGACCATCCCCACCGGCAGCCTGTAGCAAGGCGGTATGCGTAAAGTCCTTCAGACTCGCGACATCATGTACGATGCCCGCCTGAATCGCCGACTCAACGCCATTAGAGAAGGCAAAAGCCCCAACCGGCAGCACCGAATCCGCAAATTGCAGCATCCTGATTAAGCGGAGATCGTTCATTTCAGTTTGATGACATGCTGGCCAAGGAAGGCATTTTCGACGTGGACGTGGGTGGCAGAATCCTCCGCGCCACCAAACAGCAGACGCGCCTCCGCCTGGGATAATTGAGGCAGGATGCTCTCACCTTTCACAAAAGAGTAAGGCAACGCATGGAAACCATGCGTTTTCATCACCGAATCCATCACCTTGGTTGCCACCGTCAACGGGATAAAGATCTGATCGCCTTTAATCACCGATTTCCAATGTTGGTTGCCCAAAGCATGGCCCAGTTCAAAACTGGTTTTCATCACCGTGGCCACATCGGCGGTGAGCAACGATCGTAAATGAATCACCATCACGTCGCGCAGAGACATTTGCACCACGACAGCACGCTGATGCCCCTCATCCCATAACAGAATATCGCCATCCGCCAATACCTGATTGCGATCGAGGGAAATCCCCAGATCCAGCCCATCACGCGTTAATTTGCGGCAACGACTCTTCTGAGCCTCCCATTGCGACAATGCCAGGACGTCCAGCGTGATATTCTGTAATCGTTGCTGCCAACTGGCGTCTTTTTTAATGTTGCCGAGTATCTTTTCAATGACAATCATCGGTGCAGCCTCCTAGCTGAAAAAATAGCGCTGGTTCAGCACCGCGGTTTTCACCGGCTTGACGGTGGCATGTACGCCATTGACTTTGACGGCAAAGGTTTCCGGATCCACCTCAATGGCGGGTGTTTCCGCATTGCGTACCATGTCCTGCTTTGAGATCGCCCGGCAGTTGTGTACCGCCATCACCTGGCGTTCCAAAGCCAGTTTTTCTTTAATATCGCTATCCAGTGCCGCTTTAGAAACAAAAGTGACGCAGGTTTCCTGCAAAGATTTCCCCATGGCACCGAACATCGGCCGGTAGAACGTCGGCTGTGGCGTCGGCAGTGAAGCATTGGGATCGCCCATCACCGCCCAGTTGATCATGCCGCCTTTTATCACCAGCTTCGGCTTGGCACCGAAGAAGCGCGGCTCCCACAACACCAGATCTGCCATCTTGCCAACTTCAATCGAACCCAGAACATGGCTGATCCCCTGGGCTATCGCCGGGTTGATGGTGATTTTTGCCACATAGCGCAGCACCCGGAAATTATCATTATGTTCCGCATCCTCTGGGAGTTTGCCGCGCGCCATTTTCATGGCATGAGCCGTTTGCATCACCCGCAACCAGTTTTCCCCAACGCGCCCCATCGCCTGAGAATCACTGGAAAACATCGACAGCACGCCCATATCGTGCAGCACATTTTCTGCGGCTATCGTTTCAGGGCGTACCCGACTTTCCGAGAAGGCGACGTCGGCAGGCACATTGGGATTGAGGTTATGACAAACCATAATCATGTCGAACAATTCCGCCTGGCTGTTAATACCGAAAGGTAACGTCGGATTGGTCGAGCTGGGCAACACGTTCATCTGTGCGGCAACCTTGATGATATCCGGCGAGTGTCCGCCACCCGCCCCTTCAGTATGGA
Coding sequences within it:
- the dpaA gene encoding peptidoglycan meso-diaminopimelic acid protein amidase is translated as MSKIALLFAMFFCMPMITACSASEQAPQAPVVTQQLLGSPVYIQIFKEERKLELYAKMGNEFRLVNSFPICNFSGGLGPKRREGDFKSPEGFYSVDARHLKPDSKYYRAINIGFPNDYDKAQGYSGAYLMIHGECKSIGCYAMTNTYMDEIYRYVEAAFAYGQTRVDISIYPFRMTEQNLQRHRSSNYISFWRQLKPGYDYFAKNRQPPMVAVANGQYVLAQPVTGSSQPTQYASTVDTNPFAQSKPLTVVK
- a CDS encoding class II glutamine amidotransferase; translated protein: MCELLGMSANVPTDICFSFTGLVQRGGRTGPHKDGWGITFYEGNGCRTFKDPQPSFDSPIARLVQEYPIKSCAVVSHIRQANRGEVALENTHPFTRELWGRNWTYAHNGQLKGYRQLATGNFRPVGQTDSEYAFCWLLHQLTLKYPRTPSNWSAVFRYIALLADQLRQKGVFNMLLSDGRFVMAYCSTNLHWITRRAPFGKATLLDQDVEIDFQRQTTPDDVVTVIATQPLTGNETWHKIAPGEFALFHYGERLALGERISVHR
- the lpcA gene encoding D-sedoheptulose 7-phosphate isomerase, with product MYHDLIRSELNEAADTLAKFLSDDANLDQIQRAAIMLADSFKAGGKVISCGNGGSHCDAMHFAEELTGRYRENRPGYPAIAISDVSHLSCVSNDFGYDYVFSRYVEAVGREGDVLLGISTSGNSGNIIKAIEAARAKGMKVITLTGKDGGKMAGTADVEIRVPHFGYADRIQEIHIKVIHILIQLIEKEMVKA
- the fadE gene encoding acyl-CoA dehydrogenase FadE, whose protein sequence is MMVLSIVVLLALIGVLFYHRVNLALSSLLLLAYTAAMGTIGLWTYWMLLPLAIILLPLNIVSLRRSLLSAPALRAFRKVMPPMSTTEKEAIDAGTTWWEGDLFRGQPDWNKLHNYPQPKLTEEEQAFIDGPVEEACRMANDFQITHELADLPPELWAYLKEHRFFAMIIKKEYGGLEFSPYAQARVLQKLAGVSGILAITVGVPNSLGPGELLQHYGTEEQKDHYLPGLARGDEIPCFALTSPEAGSDAGAIPDVGTVCMGEWQGKQVLGMRLTWNKRYITLAPIATVLGLAFKLYDPNRLLSDNESPGITCALIPTNTPGVEIGNRHFPLNVPFQNGPTRGNDVFVPIDYIIGGPKMAGQGWRMLVECLSVGRGITLPSNSTGSLKSVALATGAYAHIRRQFKISIGKMEGIEEPLARIAGNTYVMDAAASLITYALMQGEKPAVLSAIVKYHCTHRGQQAIIDAMDITGGKGIMLGESNFLARAYQGAPIAITVEGANILTRTMMIFGQGAIRCHPYVLSEMAAAQSNDLHAFDKALFGHLGHVGSSKMRSLWLGLTNGRTSSTPTKDATRRYYQQLNRLSANLALLSDVSMGVLGGSLKRRERVSARLGDVLSQMYLASATLKRFEDEGRQKEDLPLVHWGVQDCLNQAEQALDDLLRNFPNRFIAGVMRLVVFPFGRVHTAPSDKLDHQLAKIIQQPSATRSRLGRGQYLTPSQHNPVGLLEAALLDVMAAEPIHQRLSKQAGKNLPFTRLDRLAQRALDEGKISADEAKILVKAEESRLRSINVEDFEPDALAAQKPEKPLKKEKRLQQTEAA
- a CDS encoding HoxN/HupN/NixA family nickel/cobalt transporter; translation: MAVTSAGFFGPARQRAVYLLLGLLAANVAIWLMAFFVFRDNTALMGTALLAYSFGLRHAVDADHIAAIDNVTRKLMQQGKTPVAVGTFFSLGHSTIVVLASVAIAATAMMFRNQMGWFHETGGLIGTLVSSLFLLMVALINLLVLISVWRTFRQVKRGELKSDRSLESVLHHGGVLARIFRPLFNLVNKSWHMYLVGFLFGLGFDTATEVGLLGISAASAGHGMNLWSIMLFPALFAAGMVLIDSIDNFVMIGAYGWAFSKPIRKLYYNMTITAVSVIIAVLIGGIEALGLIANKLALTGPLWDRIAQLNEHLGEMGYWIIGLFIVCWLISMVNYRLRGYDKLAING
- the yut gene encoding urea transporter, which encodes MASTGYWMGLCARSQPVAALDMILRGCSQVMFQNNPLTGLLFFVAIFIGAYGEGLPQVAFGCLLGTVVATGSAALIVSDRAALRAGLYGYNGCLVGAALPTFLAMSPLLWAGIIFSSLISVIATLGLTRLFTPWKLSVLTAPFVFTTWTLLLASHVFGHFNPSHLLIAAIPSGDPGPRVFLGISELVMGALHGLSQVFLFSNLVAGGLLLLGLAVASVWAMLLGLFGALLAVLIAGMMGGDLQSITAGLYAFSAVLTAIALGSVFNQPGWRSLIYTLIGVIFTVLIQGATNTVLGPLGIPSLTMPFVLASWLFLIANQEG
- a CDS encoding urease accessory protein UreD: MTSVSEAGVRVNQLGDSAPELMFYQDEPPQMASGSTGKSGYLRLGFALRGQRSVLAQMERRVPFLVQRALYWDEMLPQMPCVFVISTSGCVLQGDRLAMDIHVAPQASGHVTTQSATKIHAMENNYAAQIQTLNIEQEGYLEVMPDPVIPHSGSRFITDTRITLHPTATLLFSEILMSGRKYHQADGGFNFDVYSSRISACYPDGKPLFTERYVLEPRKQPLSSVGVMGPFDVFGNVILLTPVTHHARILARISPCYDAVAGIASGVSRLPNDCGLIFKALGKESHQVKAAIRGFWRIAREEILGVTLPEPFIWR
- the ureG gene encoding urease accessory protein UreG; translation: MKKITRIGIGGPVGSGKTAIIEVITPRLIERGISPLIITNDIVTTEDAKQVKRTLKGILDEEKILGVETGACPHTAVREDPSMNIAAVEEMEMRFPDSDLVMIESGGDNLTLTFSPALADFYIYVIDVAEGEKIPRKNGPGLVQADILVINKIDLAPYVGASLEVMEHDTRVVRGERPYILTNCKTGEGIDELVDMIMRDFLFTHGAQVVS
- a CDS encoding urease accessory protein UreF gives rise to the protein MNDLRLIRMLQFADSVLPVGAFAFSNGVESAIQAGIVHDVASLKDFTHTALLQAAGGDGRAVVAACKALEAGNRDDVISSDWALFNRKLNEESRLMVTRMGKKLAEMALSVVSDPLVEWWLAQIKSGQAAGTYPITQAVVMTLLGASPREVIVMQQYGVAMTILSAAMRLMRVTHIDTQRILFQLNQEIEQFCDSAEQGGIEQMASYAPVTDVLAALHVGAFTRLFSN
- the ureE gene encoding urease accessory protein UreE (involved in the assembly of the urease metallocenter; possible nickel donor), translating into MIVIEKILGNIKKDASWQQRLQNITLDVLALSQWEAQKSRCRKLTRDGLDLGISLDRNQVLADGDILLWDEGHQRAVVVQMSLRDVMVIHLRSLLTADVATVMKTSFELGHALGNQHWKSVIKGDQIFIPLTVATKVMDSVMKTHGFHALPYSFVKGESILPQLSQAEARLLFGGAEDSATHVHVENAFLGQHVIKLK
- a CDS encoding urease subunit alpha, yielding MPTISRQEYAGLFGPTTGDKIRLGDTQLFIEIEKDLRGYGEESVYGGGKSLRDGMGADNRMTSENVLDLVITNVTILDARQGVIKADVGIKNGLIVGIGKSGNPGMMDGVTPGMVVGVSTDAISGEHLILTAAGIDTHIHFISPQQAEHALSNGVTTFFGGGVGPTDGSNGTTVTAGPWHIHRMLRAFEGLPVNVGILGKGHASHALPLIEQINAGVVGLKVHEDWGATNSALRNALRVADDMDIQVAVHTDSLNEGGYVEDTIDAFEGRTIHTFHTEGAGGGHSPDIIKVAAQMNVLPSSTNPTLPFGINSQAELFDMIMVCHNLNPNVPADVAFSESRVRPETIAAENVLHDMGVLSMFSSDSQAMGRVGENWLRVMQTAHAMKMARGKLPEDAEHNDNFRVLRYVAKITINPAIAQGISHVLGSIEVGKMADLVLWEPRFFGAKPKLVIKGGMINWAVMGDPNASLPTPQPTFYRPMFGAMGKSLQETCVTFVSKAALDSDIKEKLALERQVMAVHNCRAISKQDMVRNAETPAIEVDPETFAVKVNGVHATVKPVKTAVLNQRYFFS